One segment of Streptomyces sp. NBC_00576 DNA contains the following:
- a CDS encoding HD domain-containing protein, whose protein sequence is MAKTPPVPPTSPTPPTPVTPLTLAEVEATARAAHATQTDKAGRPYVEHLQAVAKGVRARGGDEEQIAAAWLHDAVEDGALSARWLEEAALSPRTKDIVLAVTKRAGEAPEAYARRILETPGALLVKVADLAHNADPARLAALDAPTRTRLTEKYAGMRALLGLQEA, encoded by the coding sequence ATGGCAAAAACCCCACCAGTACCCCCGACGTCCCCAACGCCCCCAACACCCGTGACGCCCCTGACTCTGGCCGAAGTGGAAGCCACGGCCCGGGCCGCCCACGCGACGCAGACGGACAAGGCCGGCCGCCCGTACGTGGAGCACCTCCAGGCCGTCGCGAAGGGCGTACGCGCGCGTGGAGGTGACGAGGAACAGATCGCGGCGGCCTGGCTGCACGACGCCGTGGAAGACGGCGCGCTGTCCGCGCGTTGGCTGGAAGAGGCCGCACTGTCCCCTCGTACGAAGGACATCGTGCTGGCCGTCACCAAGCGCGCGGGGGAGGCCCCCGAGGCGTACGCCCGGCGCATCCTCGAGACCCCGGGCGCGCTCCTGGTCAAGGTGGCGGACCTGGCGCACAACGCGGACCCGGCCCGCCTGGCGGCACTGGATGCCCCGACCCGCACCCGTCTGACCGAGAAGTACGCCGGAATGCGCGCGCTTCTTGGGCTGCAAGAAGCATAA
- a CDS encoding PP2C family protein-serine/threonine phosphatase, translating into MAAGRERRAEAETFTARLKKQAHRVRTGLRRSAVDYFRGDGSDWIALAGLLLTIPIIAVMTLANSVWCSPALLVLPIVAGGLLLRPASLLGLYAAAATALIVESVKLGPYTEGPSRVTPGVVLVVAACGFFGLLIAQFRSRVGVPWRRGGTMLFDLRERIRVQSKLPQLPQGWHREMALRPAGGQSFSGDFVVAARTNGGRTMEVVLTDVSGKGMDAGSRALLLSGAFGGLLGSLPPHAFLPAANGYLLRQDWDEGFATSIHLVLDLDSGDYELFSAGHPPGLQLSAGTGRWEEKAAEGPLLGVYDGAQFDPVKGSLRSGDVLMLFTDGLVETSERDIVEGIDRLTGEADRYVAGGFHGAAWHLIEAVAKDVNDDRALLLICREGPTAQATI; encoded by the coding sequence GCAGGACGAGAGCGGCGCGCTGAAGCCGAGACGTTCACGGCCCGGTTGAAGAAGCAGGCTCACCGGGTCCGCACCGGCCTGCGCAGATCCGCCGTGGACTACTTCCGGGGCGACGGTTCGGACTGGATCGCGCTCGCCGGTCTGCTCCTCACGATCCCGATCATCGCGGTCATGACCCTCGCCAACTCGGTGTGGTGCTCACCGGCCCTGCTCGTCCTCCCGATCGTCGCCGGCGGCCTCCTGCTGCGCCCGGCCAGCCTGCTGGGCCTGTACGCGGCGGCGGCGACGGCGCTGATCGTGGAGTCGGTGAAGCTGGGCCCGTACACGGAGGGCCCGAGCCGGGTCACCCCGGGCGTGGTCCTCGTCGTGGCGGCCTGCGGTTTCTTCGGCCTGCTGATCGCCCAGTTCCGCAGCCGCGTAGGCGTCCCCTGGCGACGTGGCGGCACGATGCTGTTCGACTTGCGCGAACGCATCCGCGTCCAGAGCAAGTTGCCGCAGCTGCCGCAGGGCTGGCACCGGGAGATGGCGCTGCGCCCGGCGGGCGGCCAGTCGTTCTCGGGCGACTTCGTGGTGGCGGCCCGTACGAACGGGGGCCGCACGATGGAGGTCGTCCTGACGGACGTCTCGGGCAAGGGCATGGACGCAGGCTCCCGAGCCCTGTTGTTGTCCGGCGCCTTCGGAGGCCTGCTGGGCTCACTGCCGCCCCACGCCTTCCTCCCGGCGGCGAACGGCTACCTCCTCCGCCAGGACTGGGACGAGGGCTTCGCGACCTCGATCCACCTCGTCCTGGACCTCGACTCGGGCGACTACGAACTCTTCTCGGCCGGTCACCCACCGGGCCTCCAGCTCAGTGCGGGCACCGGCCGCTGGGAGGAAAAGGCAGCGGAGGGACCGCTGTTGGGCGTGTACGACGGAGCCCAGTTCGACCCCGTGAAGGGATCGCTGCGCTCGGGCGACGTCCTGATGCTGTTCACGGACGGCCTGGTGGAGACGTCCGAACGGGACATCGTCGAGGGCATCGACCGCCTGACCGGCGAGGCCGACCGCTATGTGGCCGGCGGCTTCCACGGCGCGGCCTGGCACCTCATCGAAGCGGTAGCCAAGGACGTGAACGACGACAGGGCCCTCCTCCTGATCTGCCGAGAGGGCCCCACAGCCCAGGCAACGATCTGA